Proteins from a single region of Cytophagaceae bacterium:
- a CDS encoding glycoside hydrolase family 43 protein, with amino-acid sequence MIRYFSVLIFFVNLSTLQAQNFDIETVTNPILSHGADPWIIREGKTFHYCYVRKDTIFLKSVNRISELKNAVERILWIPLKTTNYSKEVWAPELHHFDNRWYIYVAADDGKNDNHRMHVIASENESINSNFIYLGKLTDKSDKWAIDGSPFIFNGKMYYVWSGWDGDVNVQQNIYIAEMDSPTKIKSERILLSKPEYEWEKRGSGKGLPTINEGPEILEKDGNLFLIYSAAGSWSDHYCLGMLELQGKNPIDAGKWKKASQPVFESNEYVTSPGHCSFIKIKNQNYIIYHSARHKGAGWDRQVNIQPFSWKNGKPDFGSPVKYGVGIEISY; translated from the coding sequence ATGATTAGATACTTTTCTGTTCTGATATTCTTTGTGAACTTGAGTACTTTACAAGCACAAAACTTTGACATTGAAACAGTTACCAACCCTATCCTATCACATGGTGCCGATCCATGGATTATACGGGAAGGTAAAACTTTTCACTATTGTTATGTTAGAAAAGATACCATTTTTCTGAAATCAGTAAACAGAATTTCTGAACTAAAAAACGCAGTAGAAAGAATCCTTTGGATACCACTAAAGACCACCAATTATTCAAAGGAAGTATGGGCTCCCGAACTCCATCATTTTGACAATCGATGGTATATATATGTTGCAGCAGATGATGGCAAAAATGACAACCACCGAATGCACGTAATAGCTTCTGAAAATGAATCTATCAATTCGAATTTCATTTACTTGGGAAAACTTACTGACAAATCTGACAAGTGGGCAATTGATGGGTCTCCATTTATTTTTAATGGCAAGATGTATTATGTTTGGAGTGGATGGGACGGGGATGTGAATGTACAGCAGAACATCTACATAGCCGAAATGGATAGTCCAACAAAAATAAAATCAGAAAGAATTCTGCTCTCAAAACCGGAATACGAATGGGAAAAAAGGGGCTCAGGCAAGGGTCTTCCTACTATTAATGAAGGTCCGGAAATCCTTGAAAAAGACGGAAATCTGTTCCTGATTTATTCTGCAGCGGGCAGCTGGTCAGATCATTATTGCCTGGGAATGTTGGAGTTGCAAGGTAAAAACCCAATAGATGCCGGAAAATGGAAAAAGGCGTCTCAACCTGTTTTTGAAAGTAATGAATATGTGACTAGTCCCGGCCATTGTTCATTTATTAAGATTAAGAATCAGAATTATATCATTTATCATTCCGCTCGCCACAAAGGTGCCGGAT